The nucleotide sequence AATTGCGGCCTGCAATATCGCTTGCTATTCAAAATTGCGGCCACAAAGTTCCAGGCTGCAAAGTTCAGAGCCCTCGTAGCGGTAGCGGCAATGGAACGCTACCGCTATTGCGGCCGCAATTGCGGCCGCTACCACCGCTATTTATTACCTTGGTTATACGTGGTACTAGGTTGCAAAAATGTAACAACTTGTGCTGAGAACCTCAAACGAGCACAGATCAGGGCTTTTTATTTCCCAATTGCATTGGTAATTCACCTTGGGGCCACAAGGACCACTCCTCCACAAGGGGGTCTTTGTGGTGTTGCAGTCGGAGCACACTCTAACGACACCCATAGCATGCTGCTGATGCTGCAGTAGCTGGCTCTCATCTTGGTGCGCTTGTGGTCTTCTCCTTGGCTTTCTTGCTGCCCCACCACCGCCCTCGGGATACTCGCTCGTTGCCTTCCTCCGCGTGATCTTCATCTTTGCTGCTGGCGGTGACGACGACACTGTCCAGCCGCCGCTGCGCAATCCTTCGATGTGCTTATTATTCTCTATATCATATGGATCATACGCAGATCGCTGGGTCATGTCACCATCGATGCTTTGGATAGTCTGCCGGAACGGCGATGGCCTAGTAGGGAAGACTTCTGATCCGCTCATCATCATCCGATCGGTAAACTGACAGAATAAAAATGACAACGAAcaaaataaatatattattatGCATGCTAAGATATAAATTTATAATATTGCTATAAATTTATAGTAGTTTTCCTTGGATGCTACACACATATGCATCTATATATACTCTATAGCAAAGTTGTGATCCGGCCCCTAACCTGTTGAGTAGATTCAGACAAAACATGCTGCCTCAAGTGCTGATCTCCATAGctgctttgcccttggagctgATCCACAGGGTTGGTGATCATGAACGGGAACAAGATGGGAGGGTCCTTTGCGACATGGAAGGCCGCCGGAAAGAGTCTCTGATCCTGCTCTCCCTCCATCTCCATTAGAGGGAGAGTAGACAGTTGACTCATCTAGATGGTAGACATGTACGAGctagggggagagagagaagagagctaGAGAGACAGATCTATAGCTATAAAAGAACTAGCAAGCAAGCACACTGCGGCCGGGAAGATGAAAGAGATCAGGGATGATAGATGCATGCCGCATATAATAAGCTGCAAGGAGATGGAGAGGAGATCATGTGCAGTTGGAGGGGCAATTTACAAGGGCCCAGGGTGATCATGGGCCTGTCCTTTTTTATAAACAGACGCAGGATGGAGGAGCAAGAGCTGCTATCAGtctctagctagctagggccCTAGAGGGGGATTTAGAGAGGTGTCATGTGTGATCCCTTTCCTAGggcgtgagagagagagagagagagagagagagagagagagagagagagagagagagagagagagagagtggccaCAGGCAGCACACCAGCACAGGAAAGGGATCGATGAGGAACCAAAGGGAAACAGTTGAACAAACGCATCGCACACTGTGGGTGCAAAACATTCATTCCAGATCGAGCACACAACTATAAGATCTGATGCAACTCCACCATGTGGCCCCACCAAGCTAGTACAGATGTCGTGCAATGATTATTTTACAAAATCGCTTCCATGCATGGAATTGAGAAGAACGCTATTGCACTGTTATATTACATATTTGATTATTATGATCATGTTGCACTTGCACCATCTATGAATATTGTTGCACTTACACGATGAGTATTAGCAAATTGCATCCAGATATAATTCAGATTTGCACCAGATACATGTTTCCCTTGGGATAAAATAGTTAGTTAAGTAATACCTTTGGACTTTGGAGTAGAATTCCTATATATAATGCCAAATGGCTTTGCGTTCAAAATAATgccaaatgactctccaaatagaAGTAGGTAAGGGTTCAAGTCACCAAAGCGACGAACATATATGTCCCATAGTGCCttaattgaatatatatatatatatagggaaattatttcctactctcagagagtagttactcccataTTTATATCTCTAGATTTAGAGCGTCTATGGCCCAACGAAGTATATGTAGACGGAGTATATCATCATACTAAACCATCTAGGGTAGTATGTATGTCAAGTATACAAACATACATatagtatatggttatacttttTTTATATACTACCGTAGTGGTATTTTAGTAATATATTAAAAAGTATGggctcttttgaaaaaaaattcacgTACTAAGATTTGAAGTATCTTAAATTGAGTATCTAAACATATTCAAACTGATAATTAGTATGCACACATACACAATGTAGTTTATTGAAGATAGGAGTAACTACTCCCGGAAGTAGGAAAaatgcaccatatatatatatatatatatatatatatatatatatatatatatatatatatatatatatatatatatatatatatatatatatatatatatatatatatatatatatatatatatatatatatatatatatataagtatattcagtagccagctacaaaataagttattttgtagccacctccatttacgataattttatatactaatttacgataatgtcaatacatatttacgatagttgggttactataatacatggggatatttaccataacgttatagtaaaccacttagtaaggagttactataatctcataaattaacatagtaattatcgtaactcaaagtggctacagaataagttattttgtagccaactATAGAGTAGTcgttctatatatatattatatatatatatagaataagttattttgtagccaactATAGGGTAGtcgttctatatatatatatatatatatatatatatatatatatatatatatatatatatatatatatatatatatatatatatatatatatatatatatatatatatatgttccacAAAATAAGGGTGTTTCATAACCTAGATACCTAGTTTTGCAGAAACTAGGGCACCGTAATAATTTTGCATGCCTCGCGTGCCAAAATCGATCTTCTGACCAAATTAAAAAGGCGGTGCTACCTGTCATGCTATATACTGATGACTGATGAGTATGCAGTCATTTGCTTGCACATATATATCGCTGCGGATTTAGTAGATTGAAGTTGGGCATAATTTGATTTCGAATCGGATCCTGAAATCAGGGCCTGATCATCAACCAACCTCAAAAGTGGTGAGAGTGAAGGCGATATATATGCTCCTTGAAATGCACGTACGGATCTTTCAGCGAAAGGAGCCTTCAGCTATCACCTAAGGACGAAGCACGTGCCTGGTGCTTAGAGGGAGCAAAAAGGCCTTAAACAAACAATCCCTAAGATCTAAACCTCCATGAGCTGTAattcttttttcctttctttgGCCTAGCTAGGCCACCTGGTTGGTTTCGCTTAGACTTTGCTCTCTTTCTCTATCAATATATTGAAAGGCATGTGCCTGTTTTgcttaaaaaaagaaaattcgGCACCCAAAGCTGGTTATCATACAATTGGCTCTCCACAAAAACCTATTATCTGTTTTGGTAACAAAACCAGGGTGTTCTGATTTTATGGGGTTGCTATGCTAACTTTTGTAGATACATTGGTTGATTATAAAAGTGCAAAAAATGTTTAGTActacctccgttccaaattataagatattttggtttttttagattcatagcttttgctacgTACATAGATATAAgttatgtctatatacatagtaaaaactatgtatGTAAAaataccaaaacgtcttataattcggaacggagggagtacttaaaTATGCATGAAGGTGCCTTAGAATAAAGTCGATGTGACATAATAATCTGGATCTTGGAGCCACATATAACAAGGATTGAATAAACTTGACTGCCAAGAACTGAATCCTCGGTTTTATCCAGTAACAAGATGAATGAATCCccctctctcttttcttttcattttactAGACAAAGCAtatacagttttttttttctcgatcggACATTTTGCCCGTTTTTCATTAAACAAAGCATATACACTTAATTTAAACAGTACTACctcagtgtttttttttttgagtgtaACTTGCTACTATCAACTGATTGCGCTAGGTAAATCTAAATATTTTATTAGCTAGTGAAATGAAATTTCTACATTTCACAGATTTTGCTGCAGCTTGTATGTAAGCTATGTTATTTACCCTGGAAAGTGGTCTTCTGGGCCATGTCAAATGGCTAGCTTTGCAAACAAAATAGTGCTTTCATTGCAAAGCCAAACAAAAATGAAATGGAGTTTTCCAATGTTTGACTAGGCTACAACAATTAAATACCTACAAAACTTACACTTCTAGCTTGCGGGCACTGAGGTACATGCAAGTATGTGTCGCCATGtacttagggcagtcccaatgaaagaaactagtagtttctataacataggataccgcatcAAAAAAttactgctttccaacccatggtttctatgagtaataattattttctctttctctctcccaactctatcttcttcctcc is from Miscanthus floridulus cultivar M001 chromosome 7, ASM1932011v1, whole genome shotgun sequence and encodes:
- the LOC136463044 gene encoding protein CYTOKININ-RESPONSIVE GATA TRANSCRIPTION FACTOR 1-like translates to MSQLSTLPLMEMEGEQDQRLFPAAFHVAKDPPILFPFMITNPVDQLQGQSSYGDQHLRQHVLSESTQQFTDRMMMSGSEVFPTRPSPFRQTIQSIDGDMTQRSAYDPYDIENNKHIEGLRSGGWTVSSSPPAAKMKITRRKATSEYPEGGGGAARKPRRRPQAHQDESQLLQHQQHAMGVVRVCSDCNTTKTPLWRSGPCGPKSLCNACGIRQRKARRAMAAAAAAAASDGGAPQAATQQPKPAKKEKRSDVDRSSLPFKKRCKMVVVDHAAGGAATEEATTTPETAAPTKDQADHHVSSDKQVNGHAATSLQSKIVATPPQPMSSFHAFPADEITDAAMLLMTLSCGLARPQLAMASS